The Bos javanicus breed banteng chromosome 18, ARS-OSU_banteng_1.0, whole genome shotgun sequence genome has a segment encoding these proteins:
- the LOC133230975 gene encoding SIGLEC family-like protein 1 yields the protein MAPPGLRLAPTRLLDSSCSLKKTLQCSCSFRGTPMPSVQWWVGGTPVAMNHTGFRVTSTTLGPWANSTIHLTKLPETGTSLLCEGRNPEGTHALTILLKSGRSPLVAQTFMKGLIRGVFYGAIGVTLLFLCLVPLIAKHIRMKQAKKIAAMKAEKSPKRARQGLETSLRLKEPGKSRVTPSPEQQILDPSPQTSKKSRIN from the exons ATGGCGCCGCCAGGGCTCCGGCTGG CCCCCACCAGGCTGCTCGATTcctcttgctccttgaagaagACTCTGCAGTGCAGCTGTTCCTTCCGCGGGACCCCCATGCCCTCCGTGCAGTGGTGGGTTGGGGGCACTCCCGTGGCCATGAACCACACAGGCTTTCGGGTGACTTCTACCACGCTTGGCCCCTGGGCCAACAGCACCATCCATCTGACCAAGCTGCCTGAAACGGGCACGAGCCTTCTCTGTGAGGGCAGGAACCCAGAGGGAACCCACGCTCTGACCATCCTGCTGAAGTCAG GAAGGAGTCCTTTGGTTGCCCAGACTTTCATGAAAGGGCTGATTCGGGGCGTGTTCTACGGAGCCATCGGAGTCACACTGCTCTTCCTCTGCCTTGTCCCACTCAT AGCGAAACATAtcagaatgaagcaggcaaagaaaATTGCAGCAATGAAGGCAGAAAAGAGCCCTAAAAGAGCCCGCCAAGGACTCGAGACGTCTCTAAGGCTCAAGGAACCAGGAAAATCCAGAGTCACCCCGTCTCCTGAGCAGCAGATATTG